In Mycobacteriales bacterium, a single genomic region encodes these proteins:
- a CDS encoding ABA4-like family protein, whose translation MTPMTARDKRMYAVINTCTAPIWLAMILLPRSALTATVVRLATPLYAALGASYIGLLASGWGGERVDFRDPESVRVGLGNPRGFLAGWAHYIAFDLFVGRWVWEQGLEKGRSTRVALLLTWMAGPAGLTLWLGQSAVARR comes from the coding sequence ATGACACCGATGACCGCGCGCGACAAGCGCATGTACGCCGTGATCAACACCTGCACCGCGCCGATCTGGCTCGCCATGATCCTGCTGCCCCGCTCGGCTCTGACCGCCACCGTGGTCCGGCTGGCGACACCCCTCTACGCCGCGCTGGGTGCTTCGTACATCGGCCTGCTCGCCAGCGGCTGGGGCGGCGAGCGGGTGGACTTCCGCGACCCGGAGTCCGTGCGCGTCGGGCTCGGCAACCCGCGCGGGTTCCTGGCCGGCTGGGCGCACTACATCGCGTTCGACCTCTTCGTGGGCCGGTGGGTCTGGGAGCAGGGGCTCGAGAAGGGCCGGTCCACGCGGGTCGCCCTGCTGCTCACCTGGATGGCCGGCCCGGCCGGTCTCACCCTCTGGCTCGGCCAGTCCGCGGTCGCCCGCCGCTGA